The Pseudomonas sp. FP2309 genome has a window encoding:
- a CDS encoding polyamine ABC transporter substrate-binding protein, with protein sequence MKNAGKTLLALSLMGAIAGAAQADDKVLHVYNWSDYIAPDTIANFEKESGIKVVYDVFDSNETLEAKLLAGKSGYDIVVPSNNFLAKQIKAGVYQELDKSKLSNYGNLNKSLLKAVSVSDPDNKHAFPYMWGSIGIGYNPDKVKAALGVDKIDSWDVLLKPENIAKLKSCGVSFLDSPTEMLPIALHYLGLPTDSQKKADLKQAEDLFLKIRPSIGYFHSSKYISDLANGNICVAVGYSGDIQQAKSRAAEAGGKVKVAYDIPKEGAGSFFDMVAVPKDAENVDAAYKFMNYLLKPEVMASITNSVRFPNGNEKATALVDKDITSDPGIYPPADVQAKLYAIADLPAATQREMTRSWTKIKSGK encoded by the coding sequence TTGAAGAACGCTGGCAAGACCCTCCTCGCCTTGTCCCTGATGGGCGCAATCGCGGGCGCGGCCCAGGCAGACGATAAAGTGCTGCACGTCTACAACTGGTCCGACTACATTGCACCGGACACCATCGCCAACTTTGAAAAAGAGTCGGGCATTAAAGTGGTGTACGACGTGTTCGACAGCAACGAGACCCTCGAAGCCAAGTTGCTGGCAGGCAAGTCCGGTTACGACATCGTCGTACCGTCGAACAACTTCCTCGCCAAGCAGATCAAGGCCGGTGTCTACCAGGAGTTGGACAAGTCCAAGTTGTCCAATTACGGCAACCTGAACAAATCCCTGCTTAAAGCCGTATCGGTCAGCGACCCGGACAACAAGCACGCGTTCCCGTACATGTGGGGCTCGATCGGCATCGGCTACAACCCGGACAAGGTCAAGGCCGCGCTGGGCGTGGACAAGATCGATTCGTGGGACGTGCTGCTCAAGCCAGAAAACATCGCCAAGCTTAAAAGCTGCGGCGTGAGCTTCCTCGATTCGCCGACCGAAATGCTGCCGATCGCGCTGCATTACCTGGGCCTGCCAACCGACAGCCAGAAAAAAGCCGACCTCAAGCAAGCCGAAGATCTGTTCCTCAAGATCCGTCCTTCTATCGGCTACTTCCACTCCTCCAAGTACATCTCGGACCTGGCCAACGGCAACATCTGCGTGGCCGTGGGTTACTCGGGTGATATCCAGCAGGCCAAGTCCCGCGCGGCTGAAGCCGGCGGCAAGGTCAAAGTGGCCTACGACATTCCGAAAGAAGGCGCCGGTAGCTTCTTCGACATGGTCGCTGTCCCTAAAGATGCCGAAAACGTCGACGCTGCTTATAAGTTCATGAACTACCTGCTCAAGCCGGAAGTCATGGCCTCGATCACAAACAGCGTGCGTTTCCCGAACGGTAACGAGAAAGCCACGGCACTGGTTGATAAAGACATCACCAGCGATCCAGGTATCTACCCGCCAGCGGATGTGCAAGCCAAGCTCTACGCCATTGCTGATTTGCCTGCTGCCACCCAGCGTGAAATGACGCGCAGCTGGACCAAGATCAAGTCCGGCAAGTAA